A portion of the Chromobacterium sp. IIBBL 290-4 genome contains these proteins:
- a CDS encoding EscJ/YscJ/HrcJ family type III secretion inner membrane ring protein — protein MRLPLVKAAALALLLCACQQKELLKSLDQQQANEVIAVLQRHNIEADKQDKGKGGYSIVVAPPDFAAAVDWLKTYNLPSRPRMEVSQMFPADALVSSPRAEKARLYSAIEQRLEQSLQTLGGVLSARVHISYDLEAGEDGRPAPPVHISVLAIYDRDADPAPMINDIKRFLKNSFAEVEYDNISVVLSRRDEAQQQAAIQPQAYRPSALPFLAGGLCLAGLIAAAAWFWLQRQRSGQGPAHG, from the coding sequence ATGAGGCTGCCGCTCGTCAAGGCCGCCGCGCTGGCGCTGCTGCTCTGCGCCTGCCAGCAAAAGGAATTGCTCAAGAGCCTGGATCAGCAGCAGGCCAACGAGGTGATCGCCGTGCTGCAAAGGCACAATATCGAGGCGGACAAGCAGGACAAGGGCAAGGGCGGCTACAGCATCGTGGTGGCGCCGCCCGACTTCGCCGCCGCGGTGGACTGGCTGAAAACCTATAACCTGCCCTCGCGGCCGCGGATGGAGGTGTCGCAGATGTTCCCCGCCGACGCGCTGGTTTCCTCGCCGCGCGCGGAAAAGGCGCGGCTGTACTCGGCCATCGAGCAAAGGCTGGAGCAGTCGCTGCAAACCTTGGGCGGTGTGCTGTCCGCCCGCGTCCACATCAGCTATGACCTGGAAGCCGGCGAGGATGGCCGCCCCGCGCCGCCCGTGCATATCTCGGTCCTGGCCATATACGACCGAGACGCCGACCCGGCGCCCATGATCAACGACATCAAGCGCTTTCTGAAGAACAGCTTCGCCGAAGTGGAATACGACAATATCTCCGTCGTGCTTTCGCGCCGCGACGAGGCCCAGCAGCAAGCCGCCATCCAGCCGCAGGCCTATCGCCCATCGGCTTTGCCGTTTTTGGCGGGCGGATTGTGCCTGGCGGGCTTGATTGCCGCGGCGGCGTGGTTCTGGCTGCAGCGGCAGCGATCCGGGCAAGGTCCGGCGCATGGCTAA
- a CDS encoding type III secretion apparatus protein OrgA/MxiK: protein MAKRGQAADADAAQMKPEWRAIVFDPLSYISPQRLALPPGLANPQSRAIVNDMLIDAYSLDTRLSGSEISNPAQKFLRHWPRLPQAAYLMGCQTLRAELLRQGAILRLPVWAQAFARLPLGTAPGRASGSRVSHRDLTCAGYLHLLRWRDWLPPALAQRLPLLFPPMVDRLAATGQADAQLLTLALQQAGRHPFAPPSNPD from the coding sequence ATGGCTAAACGCGGGCAAGCCGCCGATGCGGATGCGGCCCAAATGAAGCCGGAGTGGCGGGCCATCGTGTTCGACCCGCTCTCTTATATCTCTCCGCAGCGCCTGGCCTTGCCGCCCGGCCTGGCCAACCCGCAGTCGCGCGCCATCGTCAACGATATGTTGATTGATGCCTACAGCCTGGACACGCGCCTATCGGGGAGCGAGATCAGCAACCCCGCCCAAAAGTTCTTGCGCCACTGGCCGCGACTGCCGCAAGCCGCCTATCTGATGGGCTGCCAAACCTTGCGCGCCGAGCTGTTGCGGCAAGGCGCCATCTTGCGGCTGCCGGTCTGGGCGCAAGCGTTTGCCCGGCTGCCACTCGGCACCGCGCCTGGCCGCGCGTCCGGATCGCGCGTCAGCCACCGGGACCTGACCTGCGCCGGCTACCTTCACTTGCTGCGCTGGCGCGACTGGCTGCCGCCCGCTTTGGCGCAGCGCCTGCCGCTGTTGTTTCCGCCCATGGTCGATCGCCTCGCGGCGACGGGACAAGCAGACGCACAGTTATTGACTTTGGCCTTGCAACAGGCCGGGAGACACCCTTTTGCCCCGCCAAGCAACCCCGATTGA